Proteins encoded together in one Shewanella oneidensis MR-1 window:
- a CDS encoding DUF1249 domain-containing protein: MTHSTSHQKPRYQPNVSDFLALCGRNYGYMQKWLPLDIAVGQSWQLEGEVGVLVIRILENTKYTQLVEISRPVQILEFVNTPKVLVRIYHDAKLAEVLTGQQIYQLRPVYDYPNLRMYHSDEKYQVNAFLGELLKIGSQQRLVCQS, encoded by the coding sequence TTGACTCATTCAACATCACATCAAAAACCGCGTTATCAACCCAACGTGAGCGACTTTTTAGCGCTTTGCGGGCGTAACTATGGCTATATGCAAAAGTGGTTGCCACTCGATATTGCCGTGGGGCAGTCTTGGCAGCTTGAAGGTGAAGTTGGTGTATTAGTCATCCGTATTTTAGAAAATACCAAATATACTCAATTAGTTGAAATCTCACGCCCAGTGCAAATACTGGAGTTTGTTAATACTCCCAAGGTGTTAGTGAGAATTTATCATGATGCTAAATTAGCAGAAGTGTTAACTGGTCAACAGATTTACCAATTGCGCCCAGTGTATGATTATCCCAATTTACGTATGTATCATAGTGATGAGAAGTACCAGGTAAATGCATTCCTGGGAGAATTATTGAAGATTGGCAGTCAACAACGTTTGGTTTGCCAGTCTTAG
- the nudF gene encoding ADP-ribose diphosphatase, whose product MKPQVFSQTDIEILEKKSLYQGFFALEQFTFKHKLFAGGWSQPVTREVFERGHAVVVLPYDLKRDKIVLIEQVRFPALATTKSPWLMELVAGMIAPDEMPLDVAHRELLEETGLTASNIHFVNSYLASPGGSTERFYFYWAEVDSSQAQGLHGLADEHEDIRLHVVDREAAYNGVVTGEIDNASTVIGLQWLQLNYQQLV is encoded by the coding sequence ATGAAGCCTCAGGTTTTTTCGCAAACAGATATTGAAATCCTCGAAAAAAAATCACTATATCAAGGCTTTTTTGCCTTAGAGCAATTTACCTTCAAACATAAGCTTTTTGCCGGAGGCTGGAGTCAGCCTGTCACTCGTGAGGTCTTTGAGCGTGGCCATGCGGTCGTTGTGCTACCCTATGATCTCAAGCGTGATAAAATTGTGTTGATTGAGCAAGTGCGTTTTCCTGCATTAGCAACCACTAAATCCCCTTGGCTTATGGAGTTAGTCGCGGGTATGATTGCGCCCGACGAAATGCCACTGGATGTCGCGCACCGTGAATTGTTAGAAGAAACTGGCTTGACCGCTAGCAACATCCATTTTGTGAACAGTTACCTTGCAAGCCCTGGTGGCAGTACAGAACGTTTCTACTTTTATTGGGCTGAAGTAGATTCATCACAGGCACAAGGTTTGCACGGATTAGCTGACGAACACGAAGATATTCGATTACATGTTGTAGACCGTGAGGCTGCCTATAACGGGGTCGTTACTGGCGAAATAGACAATGCATCGACCGTCATTGGATTGCAGTGGTTGCAATTAAACTATCAGCAACTGGTTTAG
- a CDS encoding PQQ-dependent sugar dehydrogenase, with the protein MLYIKTNNYKYLTVFSAYWTLLVSLALLPFQAAIAGSQSIMITVSKGFGLSLYASDLGDAKQIAMGSNGTLFVGSNKSGTVHALVDSNQDGRVDKRYVIAKGLESPDAIAFHNGDLFVATENRIVRFIDIEQRLRRPSRPKEIYSDLPESDKKSALAMKFGPDGRLYVSIGAPCNVCEASSPHSSIIAINVDTGASEQIALGIRNVTGFDWSPQDGKLWFADQGRDWMGDNLPPDEINRVDVMGSHYGFPYLHASSVVEPAYEKPQNLKINVPVYELPAHVAPTGLAFYRGKQFPQIYHNQLFVAENGSWNRSSKVGYQIVMLKLENQQVVSRETVVSFLDGEFPVARPYALLSGEDGAMYISDDLKGNLYRLFYRDGDNTEEPQELEENE; encoded by the coding sequence ATGTTGTATATAAAAACGAATAATTATAAATATCTAACAGTGTTCTCTGCCTATTGGACCCTACTGGTAAGTCTGGCGTTGTTACCATTCCAGGCGGCTATTGCAGGGTCCCAGTCGATCATGATTACCGTCTCAAAGGGGTTTGGTTTATCGCTTTATGCCTCCGATCTTGGAGATGCCAAACAAATTGCAATGGGTTCAAACGGCACGTTATTTGTCGGTTCCAATAAAAGTGGCACAGTGCATGCGCTTGTTGATAGTAACCAAGATGGTCGCGTTGATAAGCGTTATGTGATCGCCAAAGGGCTTGAATCACCCGATGCGATTGCGTTTCATAATGGCGATCTGTTTGTCGCAACTGAAAATCGAATCGTCCGTTTTATTGATATCGAGCAGCGTTTACGTCGCCCTAGTCGCCCTAAAGAGATTTATAGCGATCTACCCGAGTCAGACAAAAAAAGTGCGCTAGCGATGAAGTTTGGCCCTGATGGTCGGCTCTATGTCTCTATTGGTGCACCTTGTAACGTGTGTGAAGCAAGCTCACCCCATAGCAGCATTATTGCGATTAATGTCGATACTGGCGCAAGTGAACAAATTGCCTTAGGTATCCGAAATGTGACAGGGTTTGACTGGTCTCCCCAAGATGGCAAATTATGGTTTGCCGATCAGGGGCGGGATTGGATGGGTGATAACTTGCCACCCGATGAGATTAACCGTGTAGATGTGATGGGCAGCCACTATGGTTTCCCCTATCTGCATGCCTCATCCGTAGTGGAGCCTGCCTACGAAAAACCCCAAAATTTAAAAATTAATGTACCAGTGTATGAGCTGCCAGCCCATGTTGCACCTACGGGACTTGCGTTTTACCGTGGTAAGCAATTCCCACAAATCTATCATAACCAATTGTTTGTGGCTGAAAATGGTTCTTGGAATCGTTCAAGCAAAGTCGGTTATCAAATCGTCATGTTAAAGCTTGAAAATCAACAGGTAGTCAGTCGCGAAACCGTAGTGAGTTTTCTCGATGGTGAGTTTCCGGTTGCCCGTCCCTATGCATTGCTGTCGGGTGAAGATGGGGCCATGTACATTTCGGATGATTTGAAAGGTAACCTGTATCGGCTGTTCTATAGGGATGGCGATAATACTGAAGAACCACAGGAACTAGAAGAAAATGAGTGA
- the parE gene encoding DNA topoisomerase IV subunit B — translation MTNQYTSDAIEVLNGLDPVKRRPGMYTDTTRPNHLGQEVIDNSVDEALAGHATKIEVVLHTDNSLEVTDDGRGMPVDIHPEEGIPGVELILTKLHAGGKFSNKNYQFSGGLHGVGISVVNALSRRVEVTVRRDGQVYDIAFENGFKVEELKVTGTCGRRNTGTRVHFWPDTSYFDSPNFSNSKLIYLLRAKAVLCPGLRIKFTNKHTNEVHEWYYESGLTDYLKAAVGDNIMLPEEPFIGSFKGQIEAADWAITWLPEGGESINESYVNLIPTPLGGTHVNGFRQGLLESMREFCEFRNLIPRGIKLSPEDIWDRAAFILSVKMQDPQFAGQTKEKLSSRQSSAFVSGIVRDAFSLWLNSNTELAESLAEMCINNAQKRLKAAKKVARKKVTSGPALPGKLTDCSGQDPMRGELFLVEGDSAGGSAKQARDREFQAIMPLRGKILNTWEVDASQVLASQEVHDISVAIGCDPDSNDISELRYGKICILADADSDGLHIATLLCALFLKHYRVLVEQGHVYIAMPPLFRIDIGKDVYYALDDAEKEGVLDRINAENKKGKVQVTRFKGLGEMNPLQLRETTMDPNTRRLVQLTIDDAEETDSLMDMLLAKKRSPDRKNWLEDKGDMAVL, via the coding sequence ATGACGAATCAATACACCTCTGACGCCATTGAAGTTCTTAACGGACTTGACCCAGTAAAACGCCGTCCAGGTATGTATACCGATACCACCCGACCTAACCATTTAGGCCAAGAGGTCATAGATAACAGTGTCGATGAAGCCTTAGCAGGTCATGCTACTAAAATCGAAGTTGTGCTCCACACCGATAACTCACTGGAAGTCACTGACGATGGTCGTGGTATGCCGGTAGATATTCATCCTGAGGAAGGTATTCCAGGGGTTGAATTGATCCTCACTAAACTGCATGCCGGCGGTAAGTTTTCAAATAAAAATTACCAATTTTCCGGTGGTTTGCACGGTGTGGGGATTTCAGTTGTTAACGCCCTGTCTCGCAGAGTCGAAGTCACAGTGCGTCGCGATGGCCAAGTGTATGATATTGCCTTTGAAAATGGCTTTAAAGTTGAAGAGCTTAAAGTCACTGGCACCTGCGGTCGGCGCAATACTGGTACTCGAGTGCATTTCTGGCCCGACACAAGTTATTTTGATTCGCCGAATTTCTCCAATTCAAAACTCATCTATTTACTGCGTGCTAAGGCGGTATTGTGCCCAGGCCTTAGAATTAAGTTCACTAATAAGCACACTAACGAAGTACATGAGTGGTACTACGAGAGTGGCTTAACCGATTATCTCAAGGCTGCCGTGGGCGATAATATTATGCTGCCGGAAGAGCCTTTTATCGGCAGTTTTAAGGGGCAAATTGAAGCGGCAGATTGGGCGATTACGTGGTTGCCAGAGGGCGGGGAGTCGATCAACGAAAGTTATGTCAACCTGATCCCAACCCCCCTCGGTGGTACCCATGTTAATGGTTTCCGTCAAGGTTTGCTGGAATCGATGCGCGAGTTTTGTGAGTTTCGCAATCTGATCCCCCGTGGGATCAAGCTCTCTCCTGAGGATATTTGGGACCGTGCGGCGTTTATTCTGTCGGTGAAGATGCAAGACCCACAGTTTGCAGGGCAAACTAAAGAGAAGCTTTCTAGCCGTCAAAGCTCAGCCTTTGTTTCTGGCATTGTCCGCGATGCGTTTTCGCTTTGGTTAAATTCGAATACCGAATTGGCCGAATCATTGGCTGAGATGTGTATCAATAACGCGCAAAAACGTTTAAAAGCCGCCAAAAAGGTCGCCCGTAAAAAAGTTACTTCAGGCCCTGCATTGCCGGGTAAACTGACCGATTGTAGTGGACAAGATCCGATGCGCGGTGAGTTATTCCTCGTGGAAGGTGACTCTGCGGGAGGCAGTGCTAAACAGGCTCGGGATCGTGAGTTTCAAGCCATTATGCCGCTGCGTGGAAAAATCTTAAATACCTGGGAAGTGGATGCTTCGCAGGTATTGGCCTCGCAGGAAGTGCATGATATTTCTGTGGCTATTGGTTGCGACCCCGATAGCAATGATATTTCTGAGTTAAGGTATGGCAAAATCTGTATTCTCGCCGATGCTGATTCCGATGGATTGCATATTGCAACTTTACTCTGTGCGCTGTTTTTGAAGCATTACCGAGTGTTGGTGGAACAGGGCCATGTTTATATTGCCATGCCGCCACTGTTCCGTATTGATATAGGTAAAGATGTCTATTACGCCTTAGATGATGCCGAGAAAGAAGGTGTGCTCGATCGTATCAACGCGGAAAATAAGAAAGGTAAGGTTCAGGTAACACGCTTCAAAGGCTTGGGTGAAATGAATCCCCTCCAATTGCGTGAAACAACGATGGATCCAAACACTCGCCGTTTAGTCCAGTTAACCATCGATGATGCGGAAGAAACCGATTCCCTGATGGATATGCTGCTGGCTAAAAAGCGTTCACCCGATCGTAAAAATTGGCTCGAAGATAAGGGTGACATGGCGGTACTTTGA
- the cpdA gene encoding 3',5'-cyclic-AMP phosphodiesterase produces MLKEAISYSIADESVRIVQVTDPHLFADPEAQLLGVNTSKSLAAVLNTIRAVNYPAHLLLATGDLSQDYSPESYRQFVSAVAPLNLPCHYLPGNHDDPRIMFLHMQGERVFGQQRILVGKWQILMLDSTVRGKPGGHMGEGQFELIEQAIAAHPEHHTLLVMHHNPILVNCAWLDQHCMDNGAEFLRRVAQYPQVKALLWGHVHQQLDTYYDGPHRALQLMATPSTCIQFKPQSPYFALDGLQPGYRLLELKADGSISTNVYRVPGNLFSPDKDSSGY; encoded by the coding sequence GTGCTGAAAGAGGCTATCTCTTACTCTATAGCTGATGAAAGTGTGCGCATAGTGCAAGTCACCGACCCGCACCTCTTTGCCGATCCTGAAGCTCAGCTACTTGGTGTTAATACCAGTAAAAGTTTGGCTGCGGTACTCAATACGATTCGCGCTGTCAATTATCCAGCTCATCTTTTGCTAGCCACAGGCGACTTAAGCCAAGATTATTCTCCCGAATCCTATCGCCAATTTGTGTCTGCTGTTGCCCCGCTCAATTTACCTTGTCATTATCTTCCGGGTAACCATGACGATCCGCGGATCATGTTTCTGCATATGCAGGGCGAGCGTGTTTTTGGCCAGCAACGTATCTTAGTTGGCAAATGGCAAATTTTGATGCTGGACTCGACCGTGAGAGGAAAACCAGGTGGGCATATGGGGGAGGGGCAGTTTGAACTCATTGAGCAAGCGATTGCAGCTCACCCTGAACATCATACGTTGCTGGTGATGCACCATAATCCGATCCTAGTTAATTGTGCCTGGTTAGACCAACACTGCATGGATAATGGTGCGGAGTTTTTAAGGCGTGTAGCTCAATATCCACAGGTCAAAGCATTGCTTTGGGGTCATGTGCATCAACAATTAGATACTTATTACGATGGTCCTCACCGTGCGCTGCAGTTAATGGCAACGCCTTCAACCTGCATCCAATTTAAACCACAATCACCTTATTTTGCGCTCGATGGACTGCAACCGGGTTATCGTTTGCTGGAGCTTAAGGCCGATGGTAGCATCAGCACTAATGTGTATCGCGTGCCGGGAAATCTGTTTTCCCCCGATAAAGATTCCAGCGGTTATTAA
- a CDS encoding YqiA/YcfP family alpha/beta fold hydrolase, protein MLLYIHGFNSSPFSDKAVITARYMAEYHPSLTFHQPQLPNTPKAAMALLQSYVEAAQQANEPLNYIGSSLGGYFASYLAERYGGRAVLVNPAVKPFELFDEFMGPQFNPYTQEHYQVLPEHKREVAEFNTPVIRNPERFLVLLQTGDEVLDYREALHKYHHCQLRIESGGDHSFVGYERYLQTVSQFLHLP, encoded by the coding sequence ATGCTGCTCTATATTCACGGATTCAACAGTTCTCCTTTCTCTGATAAAGCGGTGATAACGGCAAGATATATGGCCGAGTATCACCCATCTCTCACTTTTCATCAGCCACAGTTACCCAATACACCCAAAGCAGCGATGGCTTTGCTGCAAAGCTATGTTGAGGCGGCGCAGCAAGCGAACGAGCCCCTTAATTATATTGGTTCGTCCTTGGGGGGCTACTTTGCCAGTTATTTAGCTGAGCGTTATGGTGGCAGAGCTGTGTTGGTAAACCCAGCCGTAAAGCCTTTTGAATTGTTTGATGAATTTATGGGGCCACAATTTAACCCTTATACCCAAGAGCATTATCAGGTTTTACCAGAGCACAAGCGGGAAGTGGCTGAATTTAATACTCCAGTTATCCGCAATCCGGAGCGTTTTTTGGTACTATTGCAAACGGGCGATGAAGTGCTGGATTATCGTGAAGCACTGCATAAGTATCACCATTGTCAATTACGGATAGAATCCGGTGGTGATCACAGTTTTGTGGGTTATGAGCGATATCTGCAAACCGTAAGCCAATTTTTACACTTACCTTGA